One Pochonia chlamydosporia 170 chromosome 5, whole genome shotgun sequence DNA segment encodes these proteins:
- a CDS encoding serine/threonine-protein kinase bur1 (similar to Pyrenophora tritici-repentis Pt-1C-BFP XP_001941259.1), translating to MSSPPTHSRRRRHVAMRDPGGNQDLLPGQPVAVQAPGLAITILAHGETTSPRGTNAVTLAIVARTVRDITGVILGAGNLRWRILFPAIERKRHDIETLTAKVVEAAAVNEICPHLPLLLPKDTGDGVIPLSRLTESDPSGITNRPDLLEIGPQKQTQEGIGDARPTSAIVITIGTGQDLPGVTLVLTGLHPPHKPRVPDARDRQDPARVPQLREAPAGPGRETLDPKTTARNHAVHQLPGAVNKILPAAIVPHLAPANPTEAHLAVLLRLVRTVDLRGKRRQGPQEDDMASRSSYRGGYSAIHNHKPHYGTDSRGYSQSPQRVGSFHNSQSTSPYGAGRSGWNGQYTPEHKHHAPQYHHGPGHYAPPSGPSDRYHPHPPRSPPYGAPSGPMNSYASGNHRGGPGPQGSSQRGGSFQGRPGFRGPNTKAWGPGDPDSSSRSHLQSTEESATRLQSPGAGSKADDGPKPAEPEIDREDRPSRPSAEDDAGARGKPADPTAAAPSRPTPTGPAAAQSGASGKFSFAFKASTKPTPTAPKPEISQKFNAPPKKDVATKDNSTDREPPRSAPTEPASARQRMEFRNPPPDGPKMAPRMRKVKKVMRRPKPRPTLEPDLVESESVFYRKPGNESVVGSGTYGKVFKGLNVFTKGLVALKRIRMEGERDGFPVTAVREIKLLQSLRHTNIVNLQEVMVEKNDCFMVFEYLSHDLTGLLNHPTFKLEPAQKKDLAKQLFEGLDYLHTRGVLHRDIKAANILVSNTGVLKLADFGLARFYAKRHQLDYTNRVITIWYRSPELLFGETQYTAAVDVWSAACVMVEIFNRTAIFPGDGTELSQLDKIYSVLGTPNRQDWPGLVDMAWFELLRPTVKRKSVFFEKYISKLTPAAFELLSSMFQYDPAKRPSAAEALQHAYFTTEEPLPRQAVELAEIDGDWHEFESKALRKENERREREARKVATKEAPRERQKKRAPEEGSDREREAKRLHVGSTET from the exons ATGAGCAGTCCACCAACTCATTCGCGTCGACGTCGGCATGTTGCCATGAGAGACCCTGGAGGAA ACCAGGATCTCCTCCCAGGGCAGCCCGTCGCAGTCCAAGCACCGGGTctcgccatcaccattctAGCTCACGGCGAAACCACATCTCCTCGAGGGACGAACGCCGTCACTCTCGCGATCGTAGCAAGGACCGTTCGCGACATCACCGGAGTGATTCTCGGCGCCGGGAATCTGAGGTGGAGGATCTTATTCCCCGCTATCGAGCGAAAAAGGCACGACATCGAGACCTTGACAGCGAAAGTCGTCGAAGCCGCAGCCGTGAACGAAATTTGCCCGcatctccctcttcttcttccaaaagACACAGGGGACGGAGTCATTCCGCTGAGTCGCCTCACAGAAAGCGATCCAAGCGGGATCACGAATCGCCCCGACCTTCTCGAGATCGGTCCCCAGAAACAGACGCAAGAAGGCATAGGCGACGCTCGTCCCACGAgcgccatcgtcatcaccatcggCACAGGTCAAGATCTCCCCGGCGTCACTCTCGTTCTTACCGGTCTCCATCCCCCTCACAAACCTCGCGTTCCAGACGCAAGAGATCGTCAAGATCCCGCTCGCGTTCCCCAGCTCCGAGAGGCTCCGGCCGGCCCAGGTCGAGAGACGCTAGACCCAAAGACCACCGCCCGAAATCACGCAGTCCATCAGCTTCCAGGAGCCGTCAACAAGATTCTTCCCGCCGCCATCGTACCTCATCTCGCTCCGGCCAACCCCACGGAGGCACATCTAGCGGTGCTACTGCGACTGGTGCGGACCGTCGATCTGAGAGGGAAGCGCCGCCAAGGTCCCCAAG AAGACGATATGGCCTCGCGGAGTAGTTATCGAGGAGGATACAGTGCCATCCATAACCACAAGCCACATTATGGAACAGATTCGAGGGGCTACTCCCAGTCTCCTCAGCGTGTTGGCTCCTTTCATAATTCGCAGTCCACGTCACCATATGGAGCAGGTCGCTCAGGGTGGAATGGACAATATACCCCGGAACA caaacaccacgcaCCTCAATACCACCATGGCCCAGGCCATTACGCCCCTCCTAGTGGTCCGTCAGACCGCTATCACCCCCACCCTCCGCGTTCTCCTCCATACGGGGCTCCCTCTGGCCCGATGAACTCTTATGCTTCTGGTAACCACCGCGGCGGACCCGGGCCTCAAGGAAGCAGTCAGCGAGGGGGTTCCTTTCAAGGCCGGCCAGGCTTCCGCGGGCCTAATACCAAAGCTTGGGGTCCTGGAGATCCAGACTCCTCGTCAAGGTCTCACCTCCAGTCAACAGAGGAATCTGCAACCAGGCTCCAAAGTCCGGGTGCGGGCTCCAAAGCGGATGATGGACCCAAACCTGCGGAGCCGGAGATTGATAGGGAGGACAGGCCGTCGAGACCCAGcgcagaagatgatgccggAGCTAGGGGAAAACCGGCCGACCcgacagcagcagctccatCCCGACCAACGCCCACGGGTCCAGCAGCCGCTCAATCTGGTGCCTCGGGCAAGTTCAGTTTTGCATTCAAAGCATCAACCAAGCCAACACCGACAGCGCCAAAACCCGAGATCTCGCAGAAGTTCAATGCCCCCCCGAAGAAAGATGTCGCTACGAAGGATAATTCAACGGACCGAGAACCTCCTCGTTCTGCGCCAACAGAGCCTGCTTCTGCGAGGCAGAGGATGGAATTTAGAAATCCGCCTCCAGATGGCCCTAAGATGGCGCCCAGAATGCGAAAGGTCAAGAAAGTCATGCGACGACCAAAGCCTCGGCCCACCTTGGAACCAGATTTGGTTGAGTCGGAGTCTGTGTTTTACAGGAAGCCCGGCAACGAATCTGTAGTGGGATCCGGCACATACGGCAAAGTATTCAAGGGCCTCAATGTGTTTACAAAAGGCTTGGTTGCCCTGAAGCGCATTCGTATGGAGGGCGAACGAGACGGGTTCCCCGTTACGGCGGTGAGAGAGATTAAGCTGCTGCAATCACTGCGGCATACAAACATTGTCAATTTGCAGGAGGTCATGGTGGAAAAAAATGACTGCTTCATGGTATTCGAATATCTGTCACACGACTTGACGGGTCTTTTGAACCACCCCACCTTCAAGCTGGAGCCTGCACAAAAGAAGGACTTGGCAAAACAACTGTTCGAGGGGCTTGATTATCTTCACACCCGAGGCGTGCTACATCGAGATATCAAAGCCGCAAATATTCTCGTCAGCAACACCGGAGTTCTCAAGCTGGCGGACTTTGGACTGGCTCGCTTTTATGCCAAGCGACACCAACTGGATTATACCAACCGCGTTATAACCATTTGGTACCGATCTCCGGAGTTGTTATTCGGAGAAACACAATATACTGCCGCCGTGGACGTTTGGAGCGCAGCTTGTGTGATGGTGGAGATATTCAACCGCACGGCCATCTTTCCAGGCGACGGGACCGAGTTGAGTCAACTGGATAAGATATACAGTGTTCTGGGAACGCCAAACCGCCAGGACTGGCCCGGGTTGGTCGACATGGCTTGGTTTGAACTCCTCCGACCGACAGTGAAGCGGAAAAGCGTGTTTTTTGAAAAGTACATTTCGAAACTAACACCAGCAGCTTTCGAGCTGCTGTCATCCATGTTTCAGTACGATCCTGCGAAGCGACCAAGTGCAGCAGAAGCGCTGCAACATGCATATTTCACCACGGAAGAACCCCTACCGAGACAGGCAGTAGA ACTGGCCGAAATCGACGGTGACTGGCATGAATTCGAGTCAAAGGCACTTCGTAAAGAGAATGAGCGCCGGGAGAGGGAAGCACGAAAAGTGGCGACAAAAGAGGCACCCCGTGAAAGGCAGAAGAAGCGGGCGCCAGAAGAGGGCAGTGATCGAGAACGAGAGGCGAAGCGACTGCATGTTGGATCAACAGAGACATGA